The following is a genomic window from Actinomadura sp. WMMB 499.
CACGGGCCGGGCGTGCCCTCACCCGGTGACCGGGACCTCCACGTGCCCGGCGGCGCCGCGCCGCACGACCGCGCGGCCCGCCGTGACCCGCGCGGCCCACGCCGCGAACTCCTCCACCCGCTCGGCCGGGACCGCCACGTCCGCCTCGACCCCGGCGCCGTACCGGACGGCGGACGGCTGCGCCCACCGCGCGTGCAGGTCGCCGAGGAACCGGCCCGCCAGCGCGTGCCCGACCACGGCCGTCACCGTCACCACCGTCCGCAGTTCCACCACCCCGGCCGCGTCGACCGCCCCCGACACCGCCTGCCCGTAGGCGCGCACCAGCCCGCCCGCCCCCAGCTTCACGCCGCCGAAGTGGCGGGTGACGACCGCCGCGGTCCCGGTCAGCCCGCGCCGCACCAGCACCTCCAGCATCGGGATCCCGGCCGTCCCGGCCGGTTCCCCGTCGTCGCTGCTCCTGGTGATCTCGCCGTGCTCGCCGACCACGTAGGCGGTGCAGTTGTGGGCGGCGTCGCGGTGCGCCCGGCGGTGCGCGGCCAGGAACGCGACGGCCTCGCCCTCGTCGGCCACCCGCGCCAGCGTGCAGGCGAACCGGGAGCGGCGGATCTCCAGCTCGTGCGTGACGCCCCGGCCGATCATGCGCACGGCCGCCGCCGGGGGGAACGCGGGCCGAGGATCATCGCCCGACCCTACCGGCCGCACGCCCCTCTCCCGAGCGCCCGGACCGGCCCGTCCGGGTCACTCCTCCGGGTCACTCCTCCGGGTGCGGCCAGGGATTGGGGCGGCACCCGTACAGCGACTTGGTCTGCTGCACCATCACCGGCGCCCGCTCGCCCGCGCCGGGACACGACCGGTGGCCGTGCCCGAGCGCGTGCCCCACCTCGTGGTTGACGAGGTACTCCCGGTAGGACAGGACGTCGCCGCCGTAGGAGTCGTCGCCCTCGGCCCACCGCAGCGCGTTGATCACCGACCGTTCGCCCTCGCGGCACGACAGCTCCCCGCCGGTGATCAGCGGCGCGCACACGCGGTCGGTCAGCGCCGGGCTCGACAGCGACACCCGGAACCGCACCGGGCCCTCGCTCACCCGCCGGAACCGCATCTTTCCGCCGTGGCCCCAGCCGCGCGGGTCGTTGAGGACGCGGTGCACCGCGGCCGCGAACCCGCCGCCGGTGAACGGCAGCCCCCGCTCGACCTCGACCAGGTACTCCACGACGGGCCCGCCCGTCCCGGCGGGCGGCTCGGCGGTGCCCGGCACGACGGTGTACGCGCCGGCCGCCGACCGCGGGACGTCCACGGGTGCGGGCTGCCGCCGCCCGTTGACGAGCGGCCCTCCATCGGCCCGTCCCGGCGCGGCGGCCGCGCCCGGCGCGGGTGCGGCCGCGGCGTCCGCCGGGCCGCTCGCGGGCGTCCGGGCGGGCGTCCGGGCGGGGGTGCCGGCGGTCCGGGGCGCCTGCGCGGGCCCGGGGCGCGCGTCCCCCGGCACGGTCTGGGACAGCACCGCCGCACCGGCGCCCAGCGCCAGCGCGGCGGCCGTGCCCGCCGCCCACCGCGCCCGGCGGCGGGACCACCGGCGGCGCCGGGACGGCCGGGGCGCGGCGGCCGGGTCCTGGAGATCGTGCACGGTGCTCCGCTCGGCGGTCGGGCACCGGAAGGGCGGAAAGCGGCGCGCCGCCGCACGGCCGGGAGCCGCGCCCGCGCGCCCCCGTGCGCCGCCGGTGCGAGGAGATCGTCACTGATCGTGACGGTGATGATCGTAACGAAGGCGCCCGCCGCGGGCGCCCCCCGGGGGGCTCAGATCAGGTCGAGCAGGTCGGCGATGGAGGCCGCCACCCGCGACGGGCGGAAGGGGAACCGGCCGATCTCGTCCTCGCGCGTCACCCCGGTGAGCACCAGGATCGTCTCCAGCCCGGCCTCGACGCCCGCGACGATGTCGGTGTCCATCCGGTCGCCGATCATCGCGGTGGACTCGCTGTGCCCGCCGACCCGGTTCAGCGCCGTCCGCATCATCAGCGGGTTCGGCTTGCCGACGAAGTAGGGGTCCACCTTCGTGGCCCGCGTGATCATCGCGGCGACCGCGCCGCACGCCGGGAGCGCGCCCTCGGGGGACGGGCCGATCGGGTCGGGGTTGGTCGCCACGAACCGGGCGCCGCCCTCGATCAGCCGGATCGCCTTGGTGATCTGCGAGAAGCTGTAGGTGCGGGTCTCCCCCAGCACCACGTAGTCGGGGTCGATGTCGGTCAGCACGAAGTCGTTCTCGTGCAGCGCCGTCGTCAGGCCCGCCTCGCCGATCACGTACGCCGAGCCCTGCGGGCGCTGGTCGGCCAGGAAACGGGCGGTCGCCAGCGCCGACGTCCAGATCGATTCCGCGGGCACCCGCAGCCCGAGCGCCGCCAGCCGCGCCGACAGGTCGCGCCGGGTGTAGATGGAGTTGTTGGTCAGGATCAGGAAGGGCTTGCCGGAGGCGGCGAGGCGCTCCACGAACTCCTCGGCTCCGGGGACGGGCCGCCCCTCGTGCACCAGGACCCCGTCCATGTCCGACAACCAGTACTCGATGGGCCCGCGCTCGGTCATGTCCCCATTGTCGCAGGTGACGATCACCGCTCCGGACGGCCGACACCTCGGCGGGCGGCGGCCGGGCCCGGACGGCCACCCCGGACGGCCACCCCGGACGGCGGGTGGGCCGGGGCCGCGGGGGACGCGCGGGCGGGCCGGGGCGTTGACCGGGACGTGACGCCGGTCATACATTTCCGGGACGGCGCACCGAACCATGTTCGGCGTACGGTGCCGGGCGGGGGCGCCGCGACCGCGGGAGGCGCGAACGTGCAGAGCATCGCCGAGGTCCGGGCCGCCATGACGGCCCCCGGGCAGCCGTTCGAGATGGACGAGGTCGACATCCGCGGGGTGCGGACCCGCGTGTGGAAGCACGCCCCGCCCACCCTGCGGGACGTGCTGGAGGCGTCCCGCGCCCACGGCGCGGCCGACTTCATCGTCTACGAGGACGACCGGCTGACCTTCGCCGCCCACTACGCGCGGGCCGCGGCGTTCGCCCGGGCCCTCACCGAGCGGTACGGGGTCCGCAAGGGAGACCGGGTCGCGATCGCGATGCGCAACTACCCGCAGTGGTCGGTGGCGTTCTTCGGCGCGGCCGCCGCGGGCGCCGTCGTGGTCCCCCTGAACGCCTGGTGGAGCGCCGCGGAACTGGAGTACGGGCTGCGCGACAGCGGAGCCGCGGTGCTGGTCGCCGACGCGCAGCGCGCCGAACGCCTCGCCGGCGCGCGGCCCGCGCCGGACCTCACCGTCCTGGTCGCCCGGCCCGGCGCGGACCTCCCGCCCGGCGCCGCCGACTTCGACGCCGTCGTCGACGCGGCGCTGGCCGCCGCGGGCGGCCCGGCGGCGGCCGTCCCGCCCGACGTCGCGCTCGCCCCCGAGGACGACGCGACGATCTTCTACACCTCCGGCACCACCGGGCGTCCCAAGGGGGCACTGGGCACGCACCGCAACATCACCGGCAATCCGATCGGCCTCGCCTACGGGCTGGCCTCCGCCGGGGTCCGCGCGGGCCGCGCGCTTGGGGAGCTGACGGCGCCGCAGCGCCGCTGCACGCTGCTGAGCGTCCCGCTGTTCCACGCCACCGGCTGCCACTCGGTGCTGGTGTCCAGCGCGCTGCAGGGCGGCACCGTCGTGCTGATGTACAAGTGGGACGTCCCGACGGCGCTGCGGCTCATCGAGCGGGAGCGGGTCACCGGGTTCGGCGGCGTCCCCACCATGGCCTGGCAGGTGCTGACCTCCCCCGACTTCGGCGAATACGACACCTCCAGCCTGACCGGGGTCAGCTACGGCGGCGCGCCCGCCGCGCCGGCGCTGGTCGACAAGATCCGCGAGCGGCTGCCCGAGCGGGTGCCCGGCAACGGGTACGGGCTGACCGAGACGTCCTCGGTCACCACCTACAACGGCGGCGTGAACTACCTGGAGCATCCCGACAGCGTCGGCCCGCCGGTGGCGGTCTGCGACGTCCGGGTCGTCGGGCCGGACGGCGCGGAGGTGCCGGCGGGCGAGGTCGGCGAGCTGCTGATCAAGGGCCCCAACGTCATCAAGGGGTACTGGAACCGGCCCGAGGAGACCGCCCGCGCGTTCGTGGACGGCTGGTTCCACAGCGGCGACCTGGCCCGCGTGGACGCCGACGGGTTCGTCTACATCGTCGACCGGGCCAAGGACATGCTGATCCGGGGCGGGGAGAACGTGTACTGCGCCGAAGTGGAGGCGGCCCTGTACGAGCATCCGGCGGTGGCCGACTGCGCGGTGATCGGTGTCCCGCACGACGTGCTGGGCGAGGAGGTCGGCGCCGTGGTCGTCCCGCGGCCGGGCGCGTCCCTCACCGCCGAGGAGGCGCGGGAGTTCCTGGCCGCGCGGATCGCGGCGTTCAAGGTGCCCGCGCACTGGTGGCTGCGGGGCGAGGACCTGCCCCGCAACCCCGGCGGGAAGATCCTCAAGACGCGGCTGCGGGAGGAGCTGCTGGGCGCCCCCCGGTAGCCGGGGCCCGGTGGCCGGGTCCGGCCGCCGGGGCGGGGTCCGCGCGGCGGAGGGGGCGTCCCGGGAACCGGTTCCCGGGACGCCCCCTCCGCCGCGTGCGCGGTGGCGTCAGACGTTCACGCCGAAGTCGGACGCGATGCCCGTCAGGCCCGAGGCGTAGCCCTGGCCGACGGCGCGGAACTTCCACTCGTCGCCGTTGCGGTACAGCTCTCCGAACACCATCGCGGTCTCGGTCGAGGCGTCCTCCGACAGGTCGTAGCGCGCGATCTCGCTGTTGTCGGCCTGGTTCACCACGCGGATGAACGCGTTGCGGACCTGGCCGAAGT
Proteins encoded in this region:
- a CDS encoding YigZ family protein, which gives rise to MRMIGRGVTHELEIRRSRFACTLARVADEGEAVAFLAAHRRAHRDAAHNCTAYVVGEHGEITRSSDDGEPAGTAGIPMLEVLVRRGLTGTAAVVTRHFGGVKLGAGGLVRAYGQAVSGAVDAAGVVELRTVVTVTAVVGHALAGRFLGDLHARWAQPSAVRYGAGVEADVAVPAERVEEFAAWAARVTAGRAVVRRGAAGHVEVPVTG
- a CDS encoding class I adenylate-forming enzyme family protein, which encodes MQSIAEVRAAMTAPGQPFEMDEVDIRGVRTRVWKHAPPTLRDVLEASRAHGAADFIVYEDDRLTFAAHYARAAAFARALTERYGVRKGDRVAIAMRNYPQWSVAFFGAAAAGAVVVPLNAWWSAAELEYGLRDSGAAVLVADAQRAERLAGARPAPDLTVLVARPGADLPPGAADFDAVVDAALAAAGGPAAAVPPDVALAPEDDATIFYTSGTTGRPKGALGTHRNITGNPIGLAYGLASAGVRAGRALGELTAPQRRCTLLSVPLFHATGCHSVLVSSALQGGTVVLMYKWDVPTALRLIERERVTGFGGVPTMAWQVLTSPDFGEYDTSSLTGVSYGGAPAAPALVDKIRERLPERVPGNGYGLTETSSVTTYNGGVNYLEHPDSVGPPVAVCDVRVVGPDGAEVPAGEVGELLIKGPNVIKGYWNRPEETARAFVDGWFHSGDLARVDADGFVYIVDRAKDMLIRGGENVYCAEVEAALYEHPAVADCAVIGVPHDVLGEEVGAVVVPRPGASLTAEEAREFLAARIAAFKVPAHWWLRGEDLPRNPGGKILKTRLREELLGAPR
- a CDS encoding DUF3152 domain-containing protein, with product MHDLQDPAAAPRPSRRRRWSRRRARWAAGTAAALALGAGAAVLSQTVPGDARPGPAQAPRTAGTPARTPARTPASGPADAAAAPAPGAAAAPGRADGGPLVNGRRQPAPVDVPRSAAGAYTVVPGTAEPPAGTGGPVVEYLVEVERGLPFTGGGFAAAVHRVLNDPRGWGHGGKMRFRRVSEGPVRFRVSLSSPALTDRVCAPLITGGELSCREGERSVINALRWAEGDDSYGGDVLSYREYLVNHEVGHALGHGHRSCPGAGERAPVMVQQTKSLYGCRPNPWPHPEE
- a CDS encoding HAD-IIA family hydrolase, with protein sequence MTERGPIEYWLSDMDGVLVHEGRPVPGAEEFVERLAASGKPFLILTNNSIYTRRDLSARLAALGLRVPAESIWTSALATARFLADQRPQGSAYVIGEAGLTTALHENDFVLTDIDPDYVVLGETRTYSFSQITKAIRLIEGGARFVATNPDPIGPSPEGALPACGAVAAMITRATKVDPYFVGKPNPLMMRTALNRVGGHSESTAMIGDRMDTDIVAGVEAGLETILVLTGVTREDEIGRFPFRPSRVAASIADLLDLI